In Mucilaginibacter celer, one DNA window encodes the following:
- a CDS encoding DUF4142 domain-containing protein, whose product MSRSTYLFICLAFLAALQACQSNRQANSYNNKQADDNAVNFIKNGEESSIASVKASGLAIANSKNQRVIQFAKLMIDDYTMLADDFKKLRIDNSIADSIAITPIHEQQIKDLDVKKAKVFDKAYIQMVIDDHADQIALYKNVIEDKKNVEVADFAKKMLPGLQAHLDTAKLISITLK is encoded by the coding sequence ATGAGCCGATCAACTTATCTATTTATTTGCCTGGCCTTTCTGGCTGCCTTGCAAGCCTGCCAAAGCAACCGCCAGGCCAATAGTTATAATAATAAACAGGCCGATGATAACGCGGTAAACTTTATTAAAAATGGCGAAGAATCAAGCATCGCCTCAGTAAAAGCATCCGGCCTGGCTATTGCCAACTCCAAAAATCAAAGGGTGATCCAGTTTGCGAAACTCATGATAGATGACTATACCATGCTGGCCGACGATTTTAAAAAGCTGAGAATAGATAACTCGATAGCCGATTCGATTGCTATAACGCCGATACACGAACAACAGATCAAAGATCTGGATGTTAAAAAAGCAAAAGTATTTGATAAAGCTTATATCCAGATGGTTATTGATGACCATGCCGACCAAATAGCACTATACAAAAACGTTATTGAAGATAAGAAAAATGTGGAAGTAGCTGATTTTGCCAAAAAAATGCTCCCAGGCTTGCAGGCACATTTAGATACAGCTAAGTTGATCAGTATAACGCTGAAATAA